In the genome of Hyphobacterium sp. CCMP332, one region contains:
- a CDS encoding polyprenyl synthetase family protein produces the protein MKTSIKTIQAPIKEEMKIFEKKFQSSMKTKVALLDRIMGFIVSRKGKQMRPMFVLLMAQMNGGIREETYRGAALIELLHTATLVHDDVVDDSNYRRGFFSINALWKNKIAVLVGDYLLSRGLLLAIDNGDFKLLKIVSDAVKEMSEGELLQIEKARKLNISEEVYFEIIKQKTASLIASCCAVGAASTNSSDETVLKAREFGEKVGMAFQIKDDLFDYGADDIGKPRGIDIKEKKLTLPLIYTLQKVNYSQRRKIINTVKNHSTDSKRVQEVIKIVKDCGGLDYAKKIMHQYKDEALSLLKEYPDSESRSSIEALVTYTIERKK, from the coding sequence ATGAAAACCTCAATTAAAACTATACAAGCGCCAATCAAAGAGGAGATGAAAATTTTTGAAAAAAAGTTTCAATCTTCTATGAAAACCAAAGTCGCGCTTTTAGACCGGATCATGGGTTTTATCGTTAGCAGAAAGGGAAAGCAAATGCGTCCGATGTTTGTTTTACTTATGGCGCAAATGAATGGCGGTATTCGCGAAGAAACCTACAGGGGAGCCGCTTTAATTGAGCTACTTCACACCGCTACATTGGTGCATGATGATGTCGTTGATGACTCCAATTACCGCCGGGGGTTTTTTAGTATCAATGCGCTTTGGAAAAATAAAATAGCTGTATTGGTTGGAGATTACCTGCTATCGCGTGGTTTACTTCTGGCCATCGATAACGGCGATTTTAAATTGTTGAAAATCGTTTCCGATGCCGTTAAGGAAATGAGCGAAGGTGAATTGCTTCAAATTGAAAAAGCAAGGAAACTCAATATTTCTGAAGAGGTCTACTTTGAGATTATTAAACAGAAAACGGCATCGCTCATCGCTTCCTGTTGTGCGGTTGGAGCGGCCTCGACTAACTCAAGTGATGAAACCGTTCTCAAGGCCAGAGAGTTTGGTGAAAAAGTGGGGATGGCCTTTCAAATTAAGGATGATCTATTTGATTACGGAGCCGATGATATCGGAAAACCACGTGGCATAGATATCAAAGAAAAGAAACTAACCCTGCCTTTGATTTACACCCTGCAAAAAGTGAATTATTCACAGAGAAGAAAAATTATCAACACGGTGAAAAATCATTCTACCGACAGCAAACGGGTGCAGGAAGTCATCAAAATTGTAAAAGACTGCGGTGGTTTGGATTATGCAAAAAAAATAATGCATCAGTATAAGGACGAAGCACTTTCACTTTTAAAAGAATACCCCGATTCGGAAAGCAGAAGCTCAATTGAAGCCCTGGTCACCTATACGATTGAACGGAAAAAATAA
- a CDS encoding PKD domain-containing protein encodes MAQCPDVLGSFGTVITPSQNPVWIGCGSGPFTVNFQMTGDITGAFTIDWGDGNSSSGNGLLSTAFISHTYAATVDTFNVTFSNACGTISGLVVMEEAVIASVKTGFGGVTKSCAPATLFFTNQSVHNSPNTTYTWDWGDGSPIEFYGPANHGDTLAHTYLKGTVDCETEVTLTAENFCTAGNPSQNILRPIQIWDIDSAIINASQTLLCYPDTVVTFTNVSDLNCATPALGNTKQRYEQWTFFDLYGPGQDSVIGWGPFPVSIPRTIAFPGPGTYTIQLLDSNQCGIATEIMQIVITSPPSANFSSPDTVCQGDLINFTNLSGNGANAFQWNFGDGNFSTNTNPTYSYDTSGLQTVSLSSSIAGGSASCLDVFTKNIFVLKAPDASLLLSDDRGCDSLSVNFQDNSSPDVSIWNWNFGNGQNSNAQNPGTIFFDSIGSYEITLQVQSAKGCIDLTSDTVDVFMSPIVNISPNAVCQGINTQFIDQSIYSLGDSILSWNWDFGDGTNSALQNPNHIYLNADTFDIVLSINTNECTGIDTVSIIVEPVPQSIFTLDSIEACSPYLFTTNNQSDSMGTPSLQYFWYVDNTVYSGSKDTLILLQNNAVQDSIYSISLIAETTFGCKDSSAIDVTLFPEVMASFTHTSIDLCNPDSIQFNTILSGNVNNVFWDFGDGSTSNVFNPSHLFTNDSLTILEFPVLLSASSSKGCVDSHRDTISIGPNPYFDFTFSPSISCSPLNATFSAEPGAVSYNWDFGNGQPGIGQFTQMTYTSTVDTAFNVTLRTLNAFGCRDTIQKSLTVLGGAKADFNSSVNTSVCAPVQVEFYDSSVNAQNLYWDFGDGTQGTGNQVNHTYNNDSSFTLVFPVQLIAESSSGCRDTLVKDVLIKPELKLSFNFTPDSFCGPQMVAFNAIGVASAYSWDFGDGSNSVGQNTSHTYLSNADSSYLIRLTGLSSFNCRDTVYDTLNSKLQANAQIGPLVIPAGCSPALSTFQNLSSDGDEFYWDFGDGSSILNSSDTIVNHIFVNNGSQNQTFTIELIASKLNGCSDTALKNIVVYPKVDVAISALQDSICSGSLAQFIVDNNISNADIYNWDFGNNSFGTGFTGNSSYISSVDSIFQIVLQGQSFQGCTDSDTVDLLVIRQPNANFNTVYPNPACTPLNVSFNSSSDSSFNYIWDLDNGTVINNQFNGIQTTYINTDSMPKIFLPILILSPGGMCADTFIQSISVNPVTSYDFVGTPLNGCSPLSVDFNAESGAILYEWNFGNGNNGIGQNTNQVFTTNLDTSFNVRLISTNTYQCKDTTVKTIDIYPSANAHFTTVNTPICTPATINFFNLSDTSKAISYKWDFGDGNINISSASNVSNTYVNTTGNPVNYLVELIAFANYGCNDTATKTITILPQPNINIGVDTIEGCSPLEIEFTALGNASNYFWEFENGNSDAGVLSRQVFVNDSDNDSIFSARLIGQSSEGCADTIYSDINVLVKPIAQFSVDNPIKNLPDKTFQLFQESQKANEFYWNFGDGSPQIPGNPVDYTYQEHGQYLITMIAQNRSCFDSAEVIVLIKPVAPIPDFDAYGVGCAPLKVDFQNFSDYAKSYEWDFGDGIKSNAENPVHTYVSPGIYQVKLTAMNELDSISVEYDSIAVVFENPEARFSLSKPGDSVIFIPRKTIAFRNYSKGAINYLWDFGDGSISIVENPEKEYNQLGEYLISLIAENEFQCKDTAFLSIRAKEGGAASIPNAFTPNPNFSNGGQINSSGVNDVFFPVTDGATGMHMQIFNRWGELIFESKRLDIGWDGYYRGKLCKQDVYVYRIALDFIDGQKRVEIGDVTLLR; translated from the coding sequence ATGGCACAGTGTCCGGATGTCCTTGGGAGTTTCGGTACGGTCATCACACCATCGCAAAACCCTGTATGGATAGGATGTGGATCCGGGCCATTTACGGTCAATTTTCAAATGACCGGAGACATCACCGGTGCCTTTACCATTGACTGGGGCGATGGTAATTCCAGCAGTGGCAATGGATTATTGAGTACTGCATTTATTTCTCATACATATGCCGCGACCGTAGATACATTTAATGTGACCTTCAGCAATGCCTGTGGAACAATATCGGGTTTGGTGGTTATGGAAGAAGCAGTGATTGCTTCGGTTAAAACCGGATTTGGCGGTGTCACTAAATCATGTGCGCCTGCCACCCTGTTTTTTACAAACCAGAGTGTCCATAACTCACCAAATACCACTTATACCTGGGATTGGGGCGATGGAAGCCCAATAGAATTTTATGGTCCTGCAAATCATGGAGACACTCTTGCCCATACTTATTTAAAAGGGACAGTGGATTGCGAAACCGAAGTGACATTAACCGCCGAAAATTTCTGTACGGCGGGAAATCCATCTCAGAATATTTTAAGGCCAATACAGATATGGGACATTGACTCAGCCATTATAAATGCATCGCAAACGTTGCTTTGTTATCCGGATACGGTAGTCACATTTACAAATGTTTCAGATTTAAATTGTGCTACACCTGCACTGGGCAACACCAAACAAAGATATGAGCAATGGACATTTTTTGACCTCTACGGGCCGGGTCAGGATTCTGTGATTGGCTGGGGACCTTTTCCGGTTTCGATTCCAAGAACCATAGCTTTTCCGGGACCGGGTACATATACCATTCAATTGCTTGACAGTAATCAGTGTGGAATAGCCACCGAAATAATGCAGATCGTAATTACAAGTCCGCCATCGGCAAATTTTTCATCACCGGATACCGTATGTCAGGGCGATCTTATCAATTTTACAAACCTTTCGGGCAATGGAGCCAATGCATTTCAATGGAATTTTGGAGACGGAAATTTTAGTACTAATACAAACCCTACATATAGCTATGATACTTCGGGTTTACAGACTGTAAGTCTTAGTTCAAGTATCGCGGGTGGCTCTGCTTCTTGTTTGGATGTTTTTACCAAAAATATTTTTGTTTTAAAGGCGCCCGATGCCTCTCTCCTTTTGAGTGATGACAGAGGTTGTGACTCTTTAAGTGTGAATTTTCAGGATAATTCAAGTCCTGATGTAAGCATTTGGAACTGGAATTTTGGAAATGGCCAAAATTCAAATGCTCAGAATCCGGGAACAATTTTTTTTGACAGCATAGGATCTTATGAAATAACCCTTCAGGTTCAATCAGCCAAAGGATGCATTGATTTAACCAGCGATACGGTTGATGTCTTTATGTCGCCAATTGTCAATATCTCTCCCAATGCGGTTTGTCAGGGTATAAATACTCAATTTATAGATCAAAGCATTTATTCTCTGGGCGATTCCATATTGAGCTGGAACTGGGATTTCGGGGATGGCACCAATTCAGCATTGCAAAACCCCAATCATATTTACCTAAATGCGGATACCTTTGATATTGTCCTTTCCATCAATACCAATGAATGTACCGGAATAGATACGGTCAGCATAATCGTGGAACCTGTCCCACAGTCGATTTTTACATTGGATTCAATTGAGGCTTGCTCTCCTTATCTTTTTACTACGAATAATCAAAGCGATAGCATGGGCACGCCTAGTCTGCAATATTTCTGGTACGTCGATAATACTGTCTATTCAGGCTCAAAGGATACTCTCATTTTATTACAGAACAATGCTGTTCAGGATAGCATATACAGTATTAGTCTGATAGCGGAAACCACTTTTGGCTGTAAGGATTCATCAGCAATTGACGTTACCCTATTCCCCGAGGTCATGGCTTCATTTACACATACGTCGATTGACCTTTGTAATCCCGATTCGATACAATTCAACACCATACTGAGTGGAAATGTAAACAACGTTTTTTGGGATTTTGGTGATGGCAGCACAAGTAATGTCTTTAATCCATCGCATTTATTTACCAATGACTCACTGACCATTCTGGAATTCCCTGTATTGTTAAGTGCAAGCTCTTCAAAAGGCTGTGTAGATAGTCATAGGGATACCATTTCGATTGGTCCGAACCCCTACTTTGATTTTACATTCAGCCCTTCGATATCATGTTCTCCGCTTAATGCCACCTTTAGTGCAGAACCGGGGGCTGTTTCTTATAACTGGGATTTTGGTAATGGCCAACCGGGCATTGGACAATTTACCCAAATGACCTACACTAGCACCGTTGATACGGCATTTAATGTCACTTTGCGTACTTTAAATGCATTCGGTTGTCGCGATACAATTCAAAAATCTTTAACCGTTCTGGGTGGTGCAAAAGCTGACTTTAATTCATCCGTCAATACATCCGTTTGCGCGCCGGTTCAAGTTGAATTTTACGACAGTTCTGTAAATGCTCAAAACCTTTACTGGGATTTTGGAGATGGCACTCAAGGCACAGGAAATCAGGTCAATCATACTTATAACAATGATTCTTCATTTACACTCGTTTTTCCGGTTCAGCTAATTGCTGAATCTTCATCCGGTTGCAGAGACACGCTGGTCAAGGATGTATTAATAAAACCCGAATTGAAACTCAGCTTCAATTTTACGCCCGATAGTTTTTGCGGCCCTCAGATGGTTGCTTTTAACGCCATCGGAGTGGCAAGTGCTTACTCCTGGGATTTTGGAGATGGATCGAATTCTGTTGGTCAAAATACAAGCCATACCTATTTATCAAATGCCGATTCCTCATATCTCATAAGATTAACAGGTCTCTCATCATTCAATTGCCGGGATACGGTTTACGATACGCTGAACTCAAAATTGCAGGCAAATGCCCAAATAGGGCCGCTTGTTATTCCCGCAGGCTGTAGTCCGGCATTGAGTACATTTCAAAACCTCTCAAGCGATGGCGATGAATTTTACTGGGATTTTGGGGACGGTTCCTCAATCCTAAACAGCAGTGATACAATAGTCAATCACATTTTTGTCAACAATGGATCTCAAAACCAAACATTTACCATTGAGCTTATTGCAAGTAAATTGAATGGTTGCTCGGATACAGCATTGAAAAATATTGTTGTTTATCCGAAGGTTGATGTGGCCATCAGCGCTCTGCAGGATAGCATTTGCAGTGGCAGTCTTGCTCAGTTTATAGTTGATAATAACATATCAAACGCCGATATATACAATTGGGATTTTGGCAATAATTCCTTTGGAACGGGATTCACCGGTAATTCAAGCTATATAAGTTCTGTGGATTCCATATTTCAAATTGTTTTGCAAGGACAGTCTTTTCAGGGATGTACAGATTCTGATACGGTTGATCTCCTGGTAATTCGACAGCCCAATGCCAACTTTAACACAGTTTATCCAAACCCGGCCTGCACACCATTGAATGTTTCATTTAACAGTTCCTCTGATTCGAGTTTTAATTATATCTGGGATCTGGATAATGGTACGGTGATTAACAATCAATTCAACGGAATTCAAACCACTTATATCAATACTGATTCGATGCCAAAAATATTTCTGCCCATCTTAATTCTCTCACCCGGTGGAATGTGTGCCGATACATTTATACAGTCCATTAGTGTAAATCCTGTAACAAGCTACGACTTTGTCGGCACGCCGTTGAACGGCTGTTCACCCCTGTCAGTAGATTTTAATGCGGAATCAGGCGCAATTCTTTATGAGTGGAATTTCGGGAATGGCAATAATGGAATCGGGCAAAATACGAATCAGGTATTTACTACGAATCTGGATACATCTTTTAATGTGCGCTTAATCAGTACCAATACCTATCAATGCAAGGATACCACAGTTAAAACCATAGACATTTACCCAAGTGCCAATGCACATTTCACTACGGTAAATACGCCCATTTGTACTCCGGCAACAATTAATTTTTTTAATCTATCCGATACAAGCAAAGCAATTTCATATAAATGGGACTTCGGAGACGGAAATATTAATATTTCGTCAGCTTCAAATGTGAGCAATACCTATGTCAATACCACTGGGAATCCGGTAAACTATTTAGTCGAGCTGATAGCTTTTGCCAATTATGGCTGTAATGATACTGCTACAAAAACAATAACAATTTTACCACAGCCAAATATCAATATTGGGGTGGATACCATTGAAGGTTGTAGTCCATTGGAAATAGAATTCACTGCTCTTGGCAATGCGAGCAACTATTTCTGGGAATTTGAAAATGGAAACAGCGATGCCGGCGTACTCAGTCGTCAGGTGTTTGTAAATGATTCTGATAATGACTCAATTTTCTCTGCCAGACTTATTGGGCAATCTTCCGAAGGCTGTGCGGATACCATATACAGTGACATAAATGTATTGGTCAAACCCATTGCTCAGTTTTCTGTAGACAATCCAATTAAAAACCTTCCCGATAAGACCTTTCAATTATTTCAGGAATCGCAAAAGGCAAATGAATTTTATTGGAATTTTGGAGATGGCTCTCCACAGATCCCGGGAAATCCTGTGGACTATACCTATCAGGAACATGGCCAATACCTGATTACTATGATTGCCCAAAACAGAAGCTGTTTTGATAGTGCTGAAGTAATCGTACTTATCAAACCCGTCGCTCCTATACCTGATTTTGATGCCTATGGTGTGGGCTGTGCACCCCTGAAGGTTGATTTTCAGAATTTTTCGGATTATGCAAAAAGCTACGAATGGGATTTTGGAGATGGTATTAAATCCAATGCTGAAAACCCGGTGCACACTTATGTAAGTCCGGGAATCTATCAGGTAAAATTAACGGCGATGAATGAATTGGATTCCATAAGTGTAGAATACGATTCAATTGCTGTGGTCTTTGAAAACCCCGAGGCAAGATTTTCGCTGAGCAAACCGGGTGATTCTGTAATTTTTATTCCTCGAAAAACCATTGCCTTTAGAAATTACTCCAAAGGGGCTATCAATTATTTGTGGGATTTCGGCGATGGAAGCATTTCTATCGTAGAAAATCCGGAAAAGGAGTACAATCAATTGGGAGAATATCTTATTTCATTGATAGCAGAAAATGAATTTCAATGTAAAGACACCGCTTTTCTCAGCATCAGGGCTAAAGAAGGGGGGGCAGCGAGTATCCCAAATGCATTTACACCCAATCCCAATTTCTCCAATGGGGGACAAATAAATTCTTCAGGAGTTAATGATGTATTTTTTCCGG
- a CDS encoding TlpA family protein disulfide reductase — translation MSLKSILNLAIVMAFYSCQENNSGPSGNWRAELYLQNDTLPFNFIIEDSAELKLWLINGNEKILVEDVLIEKDSIKAQMHIFDTELRAKIIGNSMKGVFEKKYAQGYVLSFSAQKGIKYRFSEDPKTNLDISGKWAVQFESEAEDSTLALGKFSQNGSKVEGTFLTITGDYRFLDGEVDGNQLKLSCFDGEHAFLFKARLGENDELSGYFKSGISWNETWTAQRNNSVELKDAYQLTYLKEGYDSIYFAFPDMNGDTVKFPNPQLKGKVVLVQIFGTWCPNCMDETKFLADWYKKNKDRGLEILAVAFERKNDLDYAAERVQKVKDKLGANYTFLFGGPSDKQAASEAFPMLNQVMSFPTLIFIDRNGIVQKIHTGFSGPGTGLYYEKFVKEFEILSEELLEEK, via the coding sequence ATGAGTTTAAAATCTATTCTGAACTTAGCTATTGTAATGGCCTTTTACTCCTGCCAGGAAAACAACTCCGGACCCTCCGGCAACTGGCGGGCAGAACTCTACCTTCAAAATGATACCCTTCCTTTTAATTTTATAATTGAGGATTCTGCTGAATTAAAGTTGTGGTTGATCAATGGTAATGAAAAAATATTAGTAGAAGACGTACTCATTGAAAAGGATTCAATAAAAGCCCAAATGCATATTTTCGATACGGAATTGAGAGCCAAAATTATCGGCAATTCAATGAAGGGTGTTTTCGAAAAAAAGTATGCTCAAGGCTATGTGCTTTCTTTTTCTGCTCAAAAAGGGATTAAATACCGCTTTAGTGAAGATCCAAAAACCAATTTGGATATAAGCGGTAAATGGGCCGTTCAATTTGAATCCGAAGCAGAAGATTCAACTTTGGCCCTTGGAAAATTTTCACAAAATGGAAGCAAAGTAGAAGGAACTTTTCTCACAATAACCGGTGACTATCGTTTTCTCGATGGTGAAGTTGATGGAAACCAATTAAAATTATCCTGTTTCGATGGTGAACACGCTTTTCTTTTTAAAGCAAGATTGGGGGAAAATGATGAGTTAAGTGGTTATTTCAAATCGGGAATTAGCTGGAATGAAACCTGGACAGCGCAGCGCAATAATTCTGTTGAATTAAAAGATGCTTATCAATTGACCTATTTAAAGGAAGGCTATGACAGCATTTATTTTGCCTTTCCAGATATGAATGGTGATACGGTGAAGTTCCCTAATCCGCAATTGAAAGGCAAGGTTGTGCTTGTGCAAATATTTGGAACATGGTGTCCCAATTGTATGGATGAAACCAAATTTCTCGCGGATTGGTATAAAAAAAATAAAGATAGAGGCCTTGAAATTCTTGCTGTGGCATTCGAAAGAAAAAATGATCTCGACTACGCAGCAGAAAGAGTTCAAAAAGTGAAGGATAAGCTCGGAGCCAATTACACCTTTCTTTTTGGCGGGCCGTCTGACAAACAAGCGGCTTCTGAAGCTTTCCCTATGCTCAATCAGGTCATGTCTTTCCCTACTTTGATTTTTATAGACAGAAATGGGATTGTGCAAAAAATCCATACAGGATTTTCAGGGCCGGGAACCGGTTTGTACTACGAAAAATTTGTGAAAGAATTCGAAATACTCAGCGAAGAATTGCTGGAAGAAAAATAA